Within the Magnetospirillum sp. ME-1 genome, the region TGGGCGGCCAGATCCATGGTGATGTCGCCCCAGGCGATCTGGCCCTTCTGGCTGACCGGCTGGGCGCGGCGCAAAAGGGCGCGGACGCGGGCCATCAGCTCGGGCAGCGAGAACGGCTTGGTGAGGTAGTCGTCGGCCCCCGTATTGAGGCCCCGGATCTTGTCGCCTTCCTCGCCCCGGGCGGTCAGCATGATGATGGGCAGTTCGCGGGTGGCGGGCTTGCGGCGAATCTGGCGGCAGATCTCGATGCCCGACAGCGAGGGCAGCATCCAGTCCAGCAGCACCAGATCGGGCTTGCGCTCGGCCAATACGGTCAGCGCCTCCTCGCCATCGCCGGCCTCGGCGACGCGATAGCCTTCCTTTTCCAGGTTGTAGCGCAGCATGGTAGCCAGCGCCGCTTCGTCCTCGACGACCAGAACCAGGGGCTTGGAAGGGTTGGCGGTATCGCGGGCGGTCATTCCATGGCTCCGAGCGAGGCGCCCTTGGGCCGGTCGCCCTTGGGCTGGGTGCCGAGAATCTGGAAGTGCAGGGTCTCGGCGATGTTGGTGGCGTGGTCGCCGATGCGTTCCATGTTCTTGGCGATGAACAGCAGGTGGGTCGAGGCGGTGATGGTGCCGGGATCTTCGGTCATCTGGGCGATCAGATCGCGGAAAACCGTATTATAGAGGGAATCCACCTCCTCGTCGCGTCCCCAGACGCCGATGGCCTTGGCGAGGTCCTTGTCCACATAGGCGTCCAGGATGTCCTTCAACAGCGCCAGCACCAGCTCGCCCAGGCGGACCACGCCGGCGGTCCGGGGCGTGGCGGCGATCTGGTTGAGCACCAGGGCGCGCTTGGCCAGATTGGCGGCGTAGTCGCCGACGCGCTCGATCTCGCCCGAGATGTTCAAGGCCGCCACGATGTGGCGCAGATCGCCGGCCATGGGCTGGCGCAGCGCCAGCAGGCGTACGGCGAAGGAATCCACCTCGTGGTCCAGCTCGTCGATGCGGCAATCGTTGTCGATCACCCGTTGCGCCAGCTCGTCGTCGCGCCGGGCCAGGGATTGCAGCGCCGCGCCCAGCTGGGCCTCGGCCAGACCGCCCATGCGGGCGATCATGCCCGACAGGTGGGCCAGTTCGTCGTCGTAGGATTTTACCGTGTGATCGCTCATTACCTCAGTCCCGCTGAAATTGTCATCCCGACGACCATGGGGAGGAGGGATCTCGTTCTGGCGTGATGCCGGGGCGGTCGGCTCCATGCCAAGTGGAGATCCCTCGGCTTCGCCTCGGGATGACAGGCTTTCACTTTCGGCGTCATCAACCGAACCTGCCCGTGATGTAGCCCTGGGTCAGCGGCTCCTTAGGGTTGGTGAAGATTTCCTCGGTGCCGCCCACCTCGATCAGCTTGCCCAGGTGGAAGAAGGCGGTGCGTTGCGACACGCGGGCCGCCTGCTGCATGGAATGGGTGACGATGACGATGGTGAAGTTGTCGCGCAGCTCGTCGATCAGCTCTTCCACCTTGGCGGTGGCGATGGGGTCCAGCGCCGAGCAGGGCTCGTCCATCAGGATCACCTCGGGGGCTACCGCGATGGCGCGGGCGATGCACAGGCGCTGCTGCTGGCCGCCCGACAGGCCGGTGCCCGATTCCGACAGGCGGCTTTCCACCTCGGCCAGTAATCCGGCCTTTTCCAGGCTGCTCATGACGATCTCGTCCAGCTCGGCCTGGTCGCGGGCCAGGCCGTGGATGCGCGGCCCATAGGCGACGTTGTCGTAGATGGACTTGGGGAACGGATTGGGCTTCTGGAACACCATGCCGACCCGGGCGCGCAACTGCACCACGTCCAGCGAGCGGTCGTAGACGTCGGCCCCGTCCAGCGTCAGGGTGCCGGTGACCCGGGCCCCGTCCACCATGTCGTTCATCCGGTTGATGCAGCGCAGGAAGGTGGACTTGCCGCAGCCCGACGGCCCGATCAGCGCCGTGACCTCGCCGGCCGGAATGTCCAGGTCGATGTCGTGCAGGGCGTGCTTGTCGCCGTAATGGACGTTGAGGCCGCGGGCGGCGATCTTGGAGGTGCCGCGGGGAATGAACTGGTTCATGGGGCTACCACCGACGTTCGAATTTCTTGCGCAGCCAGATGGCGGCCATGTTCATGGTCACCAGGAACAGCAGCAGCACCATGATGGCCGCCGAGGTCTTCTCGACGAAGGCGCGTTCCGAGCTGCCGGCCCACAGATAGATTTGCACCGGCAGCACCGCCGAGGGGTCCAGCGGGCTCTTGGGGATGTCGACGATGAAGGCCACCATGCCGATCATCAGCAAGGGCGCGGTCTCGCCCAGGGCGCGGGCCATGCCGAGGATGGTGCCGGTCAGCATGCCCGGCATGGCCAGCGGCAGGACGTGGTGGGCGACGATCTGCAAGGGCGAGGCCCCCAGCCCGGCGGCGGCCTGGCGGATGGAGGGCGGCACGGCTTTGAGCGCGGCGCGCCCGGCGATGATGATGGTGGGCAGGCAGATCAGCGCCAGCACCAGCCCGCCCGCCACCGGCGACGAGCGCGGCAGGTGGAAGACGTTGAGGAACACGGCGAGGCCCAAGAGGCCGAACACCACGGACGGCACCGCCGCCAGATTGTTGATGTTGACCTCGATCAGGTCGGTCCAGCGGTTCTTGGGCGCGAATTCCTCGAGATAGACGGCGGTGGCGACGCCTAAGGGGAAGCTGACCGCCAGGGTGACCAGCAGCGAGAAGAACGAGCCCACCACCGCGCCCCAGATGCCCGCCTGTTCCGGTGCCCGCGAATCGCCGCCGGTGAAGAACTGGGCGTTGAAGGCCTTGCGGACCTGTCCGGCCCGCTCCAGCTCGGCCAGCCAGCCCAGCTGGCGCTCGTTGAGGGTGTTGCCCGACTGGCCCTTGACCACCATGTCCAGCTTGTCCGAGGCCAGCAGCCAGACCACGGCCTTGCTGCCGATCAGCGACGGGTCGGCCGCGACCATGCGCCGCAACTGCTCGCCGCCCATGGTGCTGACCATGGCGGACAGGTCGCGCCGGGCGCCGCGATCGGCGTCGGGGGCCAGGCGGGCGGACAGCGCGGTGCGGATCAGGGCGGGATAATCGGCGGCATCCAGCACGTCCGGCGCCCTTGTGCCGTCGGGATCGATCACCTGGGGGTCGAAGGCCACCTCGACGGCGATCTGGGTCTGCAGGAAGCCGGTCCAGCCCTTGGCGACGATGGTGCCGAGCAGCAGCACCAGAAAGCCCGCCGAAATCAGGATCGAGGCCAGTCCGAGGAGGCGGAAGCGCCGCTCGGCGGCGTAGCGCCGGTTCAGGCGGGACGCCACGGTTTCGGCGGTGCGCGCCGCCACGGAGATCTCTGTCATCTCAGTCATACTTTTCCCGATACTTCTGCACGATATGCAGGGCGATGACGTTCAGTCCCAAGGTGATGGCGAACAGCATCAGGCCAAGGGCGAAGGCCGCCAGGGTCTTGGGGCTGTCGAACTCGGTGTCGCCCACCAGCAGGGTGACGATCTGGACGGTGACGGTGGTCACCGCTTCCAGCGGATTGGCGGTCAGCTTGGCCGACAGGCCGGCGGCCATGACCACGATCATGGTTTCGCCGATGGCCCTCGACACCGCCAGCAGCACCCCGCCGACGATGCCGGGCAGTGCTGCGGGCAGTACCACCTGGATGATGGTCTCCGACCGGGTGGCGCCCAGGCCGAAGGCGCCTTCGCGCAAGGATTGCGGCACGGCGGTGATGACATCGTCGGATAAGGACGAGATCAGCGGGATCAGGGTGATGCCCATGACGAAGCCGGCGGCCAGCGCGCTTTCCGCCGCGACGTTGAGGCCCAGCGCGCCGCCCACGGCGCGGATGATGGGGGCCACCGTCACCACGGCGAAGAAACCGAACACCACGGTGGGGATGCCGGCCAGGATCTCCAGGGCGGGCTTGGCCACGGCGCGGATGTGCGGCTGGGCGTATTCCGACATGTAGATGGCCGAGAATAGGCCCAGCGGCAGGGCGACGACCATGGAGATCACGCTGATCAGCATGGTGCCGGTGAGCAGCGGCACCATGCCGAAGGCCCCCGTGCTGCCCACCTGATCCGAACGGGTGGACATCTGCGGGCTCCAGTTCAGCCCGAACAGGAAGTCGAGGAAGTCCACCATGTGGAAGAAGCGCAGCGCCTCGAACAGCAGCGACAGCACGATGCCGATGGTGGTGAAGATGGCCACGGTGGACGAGGCCACCAGGAAGACGTTGATGGTGCGCTCGACCCGGGGGCGGGCGCGCAAGTCGCGGTGGACGCGGCGCCAGGCGAAGGCGGCCCCGGCCAGCGCCAGGCTCACCGTCACCGCCACGGCCGCCGCGAAGCCGGTCTGGTGCAGGCGGGTGTAATGCTGGGCGGCCGCGGCGTAGTCGGGGTTGGTGGTGGCGTGGCCGTGGGCGGCGTTGCGGATCTCGTTGACGATGACGTCGATCTGCTCGGCCGGCAGGGACCGCAAGCCTTCCGGCAGGTCGGCGATGACCAGGGCGCGGATCAGGCCGGGCTCGAACACCAGCCACAGGCCCAGGACGGTGAAGGCGGGCAGGCCGCACCACAGCGCCACCCACCAGCCGTAATAGCCGGGCAGGGAATGGAGCGAGCCGGGATGGCCGTCCGCCACGGCGAAGGCGCGCTTGCGCCCCAGCTGGAACGCCAGGGCCGAGATCAGCAGCAGGATGGCGGCGAGGGTGAAGGTCTGCATGGAGTGGGGGACCCGGAAAAGGAGGCGGGGGAGGCCCCTAGGCCTCCCCCCTGGCGATTACATCTTCAGGTCGCCCAGGTTGCGGGCGTTGGCGGCCTGCTCCTTGCGGGTGGCGTCGGGGGAGGCGATCAGGCCCTTGTCGGCCAGATAGCCTTCCTTGCCCCAGGCCTTGTCCGAGGTGAATTCGGTGACGTATTCCTTGACGCCGGGGACCATGCCCACGTGCTGCTTCTTGATGTAGAAGAACAGCGGGCGCGACACCGGGTACTTGTTGCTGGCGATGTTGTCGTAGGTGGCGACCACGCCGTCCACCGGGGCGGCCTTGACCTTGTCGCGGTTCTGGTCGAGGTAGCTGAAGGTGATGACCCCCAGGGCGCCCGGGTTGGAGGTGATCTTCTGCTGGATGACGGTGTAGTTCTCGGACACCTCGATCCAGGCGCCGTCCTCGCGCACGGTCTGGCAGGCCTTCTTCTTGGCGGCCTTCTCCATGTCCTTCAGCTCGGGCTGCTTGGCGCAGGCGGGATCGAGCACCAGTTCCACATAGGCGTCGCGGGTGCCGTGGTTGGGGGCCGGGCCGTAGACCAGGATCGGCTCCTTGGGCAGCGACGGGTCGACGTCGCTCCAGGTCTTGTAGGGGTTGGGCACCAGCTTGCCGCCCACCACCACGTCCTTGGCGGTGGCCTTGTACATCTGCTCGCGGGTGAGCTGGAAGTCGGGGCCGTTCTTGGAATTCATGAACACGATGCCGTCATAGCCGATCACCACCTCGGTGATGCCGGTGACGCCGTTCTTGGTGCAGAACTCCACTTCCGACGGCTCGATGCGGCGCGACGCATTGGTGATGTCGGGGAAGCTCTCGCCGACGCCCGAGCAGAACAGCCGCAGCCCGCCGCCGGTGCCGGTGCTCTCGACCACCGGAGTCTTGAACTTGCCGCCCTTGCCGAAGGCCTCGGCGACGGAGGTGGCGAAGGGGTAGACGGTGGACGAGCCGACGATGCGGATCTGATCGCGGGCATGGGCGGCGCCGGTGGTGGCGAAGGCGGCCAGGGCGACAGCGGCGACGGCCAGGGTCTTGGTGGACATGAAACCTCCAACGGGAGTGCAACGGAAGTGGGAGAGCCGGCTCCCACGGCCGGCATCCTATCGGCGCTGTGTTACAGTCCCGGGACACAAGCGTGAAGGTTTTGTGACAGGAATATTAATCACATGGAATCAATGGTTTGATCGCCGAAAACAGGCGTCCGAGGGCATCCTCGACGCTCCATCCCGCCAGGTTTCCATAGCCCAGAATCAGTCCCGGCGGCCCTTTTATGACACGATGGAAGCCCAGCGGCGCACAGCCCAGGCCGTGGTCGCGGGCGGCCTGGGCGATGGCGGCCTCGTCACTTGCCTCGGGCAGGTGGAGGATGGCGTGCAGTCCCGCCGCTCCTGCCGTGACCGGAAGGTCGGGCCCCAGGATGCGGAGGGCGGCTTCCAGCAACTGGCTGCGGCGGCGGCCGTACAGGGTGCGCATGCGCCGCAGATGGGCGCCGAAATGGCCTTCGGTCATGAAGGCGGCCATGGCCGCCTGGGTCAGTCCGGCCGGGGCCATGTCGGCGGTGCGCCGGGCCGCCACGAAGGCGGGCAGCAGCGCGTGCGGCACCACCAGCCAGCCCAGGCGCAGGCCGGGAAACATGCTCTTGGAGAAGGTGCCGAGATAAAGGGTGCGGTCCTGCCGGTCCAGTCCCTGCAGCGAGGCGGTGGGCGCTCCCGCGTGGTGAAAGTCGCTGTCGTAATCGTCCTCGATGATCCAGCCGCCCTTGCGCGCCGCCCAGTCGATCAGGGCAAGACGGCGCGCCAGCCCCATGGTGGCACCGGTGGGAAACTGGTGCGACGGCGTGACGCAGGCCAGCCGCGCCTGGGGGCAAAGCCGTTCGGCCAGGGCGGGATCGAAGCCGCCTTCGTCCACCGGCACCGCCTCGGCCACCGCTCCGGCGGCGCGCAGCACGCCCGACAGCCCGCCATAGCAGGGATCTTCCACCAGCACCCTTTCCCCCGGCTCCACCAGCACGCGGGCCACCAGGTCCAGGGCCTGCTGCGAGCCGCCCACCACCATGATCTGGCCGGGGTCGCAGCGCACCGCCCGAGTGCGGCCCACATGCTCGGCGATGGCCCGGCGCAGCGGCGGATGGCCCAGGGGATCGATGCCGCACATCAGCTCCACCGGCGGCCGCCGCCACAGCCGTCCCAGCACGCGCCGCCACTCGGCATGGGGAAAGGCGGCCAGGTCGGGCACGCCGGGGGCGAGGGGGCGGGTGGGGTCGCGCACCATCAGCATGGGCGGGGTGGCGCTCCAGGCGGCGGTCCTGCCTCCCATGGGCGATGGCGGCGGTGAGGCCGGGCCGGAGGCGGCGGTTCCCACCGGCTGCTGGCGGGCAGCCACGCGGGTGCCCGATCCCTGCCGCCCCTCGGTGAAGCCCTCGGCGGCCAATTGATCGTAGGCGGCCAGCACCGTGTTGCGCGCCACGCCCAATTGTCCGGCCAGCGAGCGCGACGAGGGCAGGGCGGCGCCTTCCCCCAGCCGTCCGTCCAGGATGGCTTCCCGCAAGGCGAGATACAGGCGGCGATGCAGGGGCTGGCCGCAATCATCGGCGGGCAGGGCGAGGGTGAGGGGCATGATGGCCTCGGAAAGTGGCCCCTTCACTATACAATAAGTGGACCTTTCAATGGAACCACTCGCGGCGCAAGAATGCCCTCGACCTGTCATCCCGAGGCATCGCCGAGGGATCTTTCAGCCCAAAGCGATGGCCGGTTTTACCTGAAAGATCCTTCGCGGCGCTCAGGATGACAAAATGAGGAGCCCTGTCATGCTTGCCACCACCGAACGCACCACCGTCCGCCAGCGGCCCCAGCGGGGCAGCCACGACCCGGACCTGATCGCCGCCATTCTCGACGAGGCGCTTACCTGCACCGTCGCCTTCGTCGATGATGGCCGACCGGTCAGTATACCGACCACCCACTGGCGCATGGGCGAGAGGGTGCTGTTCCATGGGGGCATGGGGTCGCGGCTGGGCAGGATGATGGCCGCCGGGGCGGATCTCTGCGTTACCGTGACCCTGGTGGACGGGCTGGTGCTGGCCCGTTCGGCCTTTCACCATTCCATGAATTACCGGTCGGTCGTGCTGTTCGGCCAAGCCGAAGAGATCAGCGGCCCGGCGGAGAAGGAGGCGGCCCTGGCCGCCCTGATCGAGAAGCTGACGCCGGGGCGCTATGCCTCGGTCCGGCCGCCGACGCAAAAGGAACTGGCGGCGACCCGCCTGCTGGCTCTGCCCATTGCCGAGGGGTCGGCCAAGGTGCGGTCCGGCCCGCCGGTGGACGACGAGGCAGACATGTCCTGGCCGGTCTGGGCGGGCGTGGTGCCGGTAGCTGTTGTGAAGGGGGAGCCGGTGGCGGGCTAGCCCGTCTGTCCGCTTTCGCGCAGGAATGCCGCGTATTTCACATCGAAGGTCATGATGTGGTTGCACAGCCAGTCGCGAAGCAGGTTGGAAAGCTCGCCATCGACGGCGTCGGCCCCGGATATCATCAGGCGGTCGATGATGTTTTCCAACTGGAAGATCAGGTGGTCATGTTCATAGGCATGGGCGCTGCGCTCGGGGTAGGCGCTGCGTTCCATGCTGGCGATTTCGGCGGCGAAATGCCGCTTGGTGTAGGAACTGAGATCGCCGATGGCCTGGCTGACCGCCGTCGCTCCATGGGTCGGCGAGGCGAGCAGGCGGTTCATCAGTTCGAACAGCTTCTTATGATCGCTGTCGATGGCCTCGACCCCCACGAGAAGGTCGTCCGACCAGGAAATATGCTCGGCCATAGCTCGCCCCTCCGTTTGGGAATGGGATGATATTACCTATGGGCTAGGCGATTGCCAAGGGGGGTGTCAGCGCCGCAGCGCCGCGATGTTGGCGGCGTAGTCCTTGGTCTTGAACACCGCCGAACCGGCCACCAGCACGTTGGCGCCCGCCGCCACCACGCGGTGGGCGTTGTCGGCGGTGACGCCGCCGTCCACTTCCAGGTCGATGGGACGCGTGCCGATCATTTTGCGGATGCGGGCGATCTTTTCCAGCTGGGCCTCGATGAAGCTCTGGCCGCCGAAGCCGGGATTGACGCTCATCACCAGGACGAGGTCCAGCTTGTCCAGAACGTATTCGATGACGTTTTCGGGCGTGGACGGGTTGAGCGACACGCCGGCCTTCTTGCCCAGGGACCGGATCAGCTGCAGCGAGCGGTCCAGGTGCTTGTCGGCCTCGGCATGGACCACGATGATGTCTGCGCCGGCCTTGGCGTAGTCCTCGATATAGGGCTGGGCGGGGTCGATCATCAGGTGGACGTCGAAGACCTTGGCGGTATAGGGCCGGATGGCCTTGATGATGGCCGGGCCGAAGGTGAGGTTGGGCACGAAATGGCCGTCCATGACGTCGATATGCACCCAGTCGCAGCCGGCCGCGTCGATGGCCTTGACCTCTTCGCCCAGGCGGGCGAAATCGGCGGACAGGATGGAGGGTGCGATCTTGACGGTCATGGCGGCCTTCTTGCGGCCCCCCACCCCAACCCCTCCCCACGGGGGGGAGGGGCTAAGGCCGGAGAGGCGGTTTTATTTTCCCCCTCCCCTTGATGGGGAGGGGTTGGGGTGGGGTGTCCCCTTACTGGATCTTGGGAGCCAGGGCGCCCTTGGCGTAGAGGGCGGACATGTCTTCCAGGCCGATCACCTTGATCTTCGAGGCCTGGCCGGCGGTGCCGAAGGCCTGGTAGCGGCTCTTGCAGACCTCGACCATGGCGGCGATGGAGGGCTTCAGGTAGTCGCGGGGATCGAACTTCTTGGGGTTGTCGTGGAAGTACTTGCGGATGGTGCCGGTGACGGCCAGACGCAGATCGGTGTCGATGTTGATCTTGCGCACGCCGTGCTTGATGCCCTCGACGATCTCCTCGACCGGCACGCCGTAGGTCTCGCCCAGGGCGCCGCCGTAATCGTTGACGATCTTCAACAGGTCCTGGGGCACCGAGGAAGAGCCGTGCATCACCAGATGGGTGTTGGGGATGCGGGCGTGGATTTCCTTGATGCGCTTGATGGCCAGCACCTCGCCCGTCGGCGGACGGGTGAACTTGTAGGCGCCGTGGCTGGTGCCGATGGCGATGGCCAGCGCGTCCACCTGGGTCTGCTTGACGAATTCGGCGGCCTCGTCCGGGTCGGTCAGCAGCTGGGAATGGTCCAGCTTGCCCTCGGCGCCGATGCCGTCTTCCTTGCCGGCGGTGCCGGTTTCCAGCGAGCCCAGGCAGCCCAGCTCACCCTCGACCGAGACGCCGCAGGCGTGGGCGATGTCGACCACCGCCTTGGTGACGCGGACGTTGTAGTCCCAATCGGACGGGGTCTTGCCGTCTTCCTTGAGCGAGCCGTCCATCATGACCGACGAGAAGCCGGACTGGATGGCGCGCACGTTGACCGCCGGGCTGGTGCCGTGGTCCTGGTGCATGCAGACCGGGATCTGGGGGTAGGCTTCGACGGCGGCCAGGATCAGGTGGCGCAGGAAGGGCTCGCCGGCGTATTTGCGCGCACCCGCCGAGGCCTGGAGGATCACCGGCGAATCGGTGGCCGCAGCCGCCTCCATGATCGCCTTGACCTGCTCCATGTTGTTCACGTTGAAGGCGGGAATGCCGTAGCCGTTCTCGGCAGCGTGGTCGAGGAGCTGGCGCATCGAAACGAGGGACATCTTGACTACTCTCCTTCCTGGCGTTTTGCCGTCTTAGCCGTCTTAGAGGCGAGCCTGGGCGGCGTCGGCCACCGCACGCGCGGTAATGCCGAAATGCTCGTAGAGTTTCTCGGCGGGCGCCGAGGCTCCGAAGCCGTTCATGCCGATGACGGCGCCGTTTTCGCCGGTCCAGCGCTCCCACCCGAAGGTGCCCAGCGCCTCGACGGCGACCCGCACGGTTCCCTCACCCAGCACAGAAGAACGATACTCCTTCGGCTGACGTTCGAACAGTTCCCAGCAGGGCATGGACACCACGGCGGCCGCGATGCCCGATTCGGCCAGCAGCTTCTGCGCCTCGATGGCCAGACTGACTTCCGAGCCGGTGGCGATCAGGGTGACCTGGCGCTTGCCCTTGGCGTCCGAGATCACATAGGCGCCCTTGGCGGTCAGGTTCTCGTCGGTGTGGGTGGTACGCAGTGTCGGCAGGTTCTGGCGCGACAGGGCGAAGACCGAGGGGCCGGTGGCGTTTTCCAGGGCGGCCTCGTAGGCCTCCATGGTCTCCACCGGATCGGCGGGGCGGAACACCAGCACGTTGGGGGTGGCGCGCAGCGCCGACAGGGTCTCGATGGGCTGGTGGGTGGGGCCGTCCTCGCCCAGGCCGATGGAATCGTGGGTCAGCACGTAGAGCACCCGCTGGTCCATCATGGCGCTCATGCGCAGCGCCGGCCACAGGTAGTTGGCGAAGATCAGGAAGGTGCCGCCATAGGGGATGAAGCCCCCGTGCAGCGACAGGCCGTTCATGATGGCGGCCATGCCGTGCTCGCGCACGCCGTAATGAATGTAGCGGCCCGAGAAGTCGCGGGCGCTGACCGGCTTGGTGGCCTTGGTGATGGTGAGGTTGGAGTGGGTGAGGTCGGCCGAGCCGCCGATCATCTCGGGGATCACCGGGGTCAGCGCTTCGAGCACTTCCTGGCTGGCCTTGCGGGTCGCCCATTTGGGCTGCTCGGCCGAAACCTTCTTCTTGAAGTCGGAGACCGCCTGCTTCCAGGCTTCCGGCAACTGGCCGGCATTGGTGCGCTCGAATTCGGCCTTGCCCCCATAGGCGTTGAAGCGCTTCTCCCACTCGGCGCGGGCGGTGGCACCCCGGGCGCCGGCGGCGCGCCAGGCGGAGAGCACGCCCTCGGGGATCTCGAAGGGCGCGTGCGGCCAGTCGAGCTTGGCGCGTGCCCCGGCGATCTCCTCGGCCCCCAGGGGGGCGCCGTGGGTCTTCTCGCTGCCCGCCTTGGTGGGGGCACCGAAGCCGATGGTGGTCTTGCAGGCGATCAGGCTGGGCTGGCCGGACTTTTGCGCCGCCGCGATGGCCTGGGCGATGGCTTCCGGGTCATGGCCGTCCACGCGGCAGACGTCCCAGTTGGAGGCCTGGAAGCGGGCCAGCTGGTCGTCGGAGGTGGACACCGAGGTGTCGCCGTCGATGCAGATGTGGTTGTCGTCCCACAGCACGATCAGCTTGGAGAGGTTCCACACGCCGGCCAGCGAGATGGCCTCCTGGCTGATGCCTTCCATCAGGCAGCCGTCGCCGGCGATGACGTAGGTGAAGTGATCGACGATATCCTTGCCGTGGCGGGCGGCGGCCAGCTTCTCGGCCAGGGCGAAGCCCACGGCGTTGGCGATGCCCTGGCCCAGCGGACCGGTGGTGGTCTCGGCGATGGCGACGTGGCCGAATTCCGGATGGCCGGCGGTGCGGTAGCCCATCTGGCGGAAGTTCTTGATCTGCTCGATGTCGGAAATATCCTCGAAGCCGGTGAGGTGGCCCAGCGCGTAAAGCAGCATGGAGCCGTGGCCCGCCGACAGAATGAAGCGGTCGCGGTCGGCCCATTTGGGGGCCTTGGCGTCGTACTTCATGAAGCGGGTGAACAGCACGGTGGCCACGTCGGCCATGCCCATGGGCATGCCGGGATGGCCGGACTTGGCCTTCTCGATGGCGTCCATGGTCAGGAAGCGGATGGCGTTTGCCATAGCGGCGTGGGTGGTCATCGAGGAGTCCTTGAAGAGAGTGAAGGTTTATTTCAGGCGCGGCGGTGCCACGAGGTCAGCATCTGGCGCGGCCCGGCGGCCCCGCCGATCATCATGGTCTGGGTCTTTTCCAAGTCGCGGGTGCGTTCGACGCCTTCCAGCATCAGGCCGGTGGTGATGCCGGTGGCGCAGAACATCACGTCGTCGGAGCGCACCATCTCGTCGAGACGGTACCAGCGGGTAAGGTCCATGCCGGAATCTTCGACCGCGGCGGCCTCGGTGGCCAGCTGGGGGTCGATGCGGCCCAGGAACTCGCCGCCCATGGCGCGGATGGCGATGGCCGACAGCAGGCCTTCCGGAATGCCGCCGGTGCCCATCAGGGCGTCGATGCCGGAATTGGGAATGGCCGCCATCAGGGCGCCGGCCACGTCGCCCGCCGGATAGAGGGCGACGCGCGCCCCGGCGTTGTGGATGGCGTTGACCAGCGCCTTGTGGCGCGGCTTTTCGATGACGTAGACGGTCATGTCCTCGATGGGCTTGTTCAGCGCCTCGGACAATTGCTTCAGGCGTTCGGCCACCGGGGCTTTGGGGTCGATCTTGCCCCTTGCGGCGGGCGGGGCGGCCAGCTTTTCCATGTAGCGGGCGGGGCCTGGGTCGAACAGGGTGCCGTGGGGGGCCATGGCCACCACCGCCATGGCGTTGGTCATGCCCTTGGCCAGGAACGAGGTGCCTTCCAGCGGGTCCACCACCAGGTCCCAGGCCGGATCGCCGCTCTGGGGCCCGAAGCGCTGGCCGTGATAGAGCATGGCGATCTCGTCCATGGGCCCTTCGCCCACCAGCATGCGGGCGTCCAGGCTCAGGCTCTGCAGTTCGGCCTGCATGGCCGACACGGCGGCGTCATCGGCCAGGGCCTTGTCGCCGCGGCCGATCCAGGCATAGGCGGCCCGCGCCGCCCCTTCCGTGGCGCGGCGCAGTTCGTAGACTCCGACACTGCCGGTCTGTCGCTGTTCGGTCATCGGCCGTTTCCAATTTCCGGTGAGGTGTTTTGGCCGATAGTGGGGGGTCGGGTCAAGCGAAGGAACACCCGTTCGGTCCCATCCGCAAGATTCTTGTGGATAGGTTCGCCGCTACCCGGATGGACGGGGTCAGGAGAAGGCCTTGAAGGCGATC harbors:
- the phoU gene encoding phosphate signaling complex protein PhoU; protein product: MSDHTVKSYDDELAHLSGMIARMGGLAEAQLGAALQSLARRDDELAQRVIDNDCRIDELDHEVDSFAVRLLALRQPMAGDLRHIVAALNISGEIERVGDYAANLAKRALVLNQIAATPRTAGVVRLGELVLALLKDILDAYVDKDLAKAIGVWGRDEEVDSLYNTVFRDLIAQMTEDPGTITASTHLLFIAKNMERIGDHATNIAETLHFQILGTQPKGDRPKGASLGAME
- the pstB gene encoding phosphate ABC transporter ATP-binding protein PstB; the encoded protein is MNQFIPRGTSKIAARGLNVHYGDKHALHDIDLDIPAGEVTALIGPSGCGKSTFLRCINRMNDMVDGARVTGTLTLDGADVYDRSLDVVQLRARVGMVFQKPNPFPKSIYDNVAYGPRIHGLARDQAELDEIVMSSLEKAGLLAEVESRLSESGTGLSGGQQQRLCIARAIAVAPEVILMDEPCSALDPIATAKVEELIDELRDNFTIVIVTHSMQQAARVSQRTAFFHLGKLIEVGGTEEIFTNPKEPLTQGYITGRFG
- a CDS encoding substrate-binding domain-containing protein is translated as MSTKTLAVAAVALAAFATTGAAHARDQIRIVGSSTVYPFATSVAEAFGKGGKFKTPVVESTGTGGGLRLFCSGVGESFPDITNASRRIEPSEVEFCTKNGVTGITEVVIGYDGIVFMNSKNGPDFQLTREQMYKATAKDVVVGGKLVPNPYKTWSDVDPSLPKEPILVYGPAPNHGTRDAYVELVLDPACAKQPELKDMEKAAKKKACQTVREDGAWIEVSENYTVIQQKITSNPGALGVITFSYLDQNRDKVKAAPVDGVVATYDNIASNKYPVSRPLFFYIKKQHVGMVPGVKEYVTEFTSDKAWGKEGYLADKGLIASPDATRKEQAANARNLGDLKM
- the phoB gene encoding phosphate regulon transcriptional regulator PhoB; this encodes MTARDTANPSKPLVLVVEDEAALATMLRYNLEKEGYRVAEAGDGEEALTVLAERKPDLVLLDWMLPSLSGIEICRQIRRKPATRELPIIMLTARGEEGDKIRGLNTGADDYLTKPFSLPELMARVRALLRRAQPVSQKGQIAWGDITMDLAAHRVARGGKAIHLGPTEFRLLQFFLQHPGTVFSREELLDAVWGPDIYVEPRTVDVHIRRLRKALNCDTEADIIRTVRAAGYALDNEDAA
- the pstC gene encoding phosphate ABC transporter permease subunit PstC, whose amino-acid sequence is MQTFTLAAILLLISALAFQLGRKRAFAVADGHPGSLHSLPGYYGWWVALWCGLPAFTVLGLWLVFEPGLIRALVIADLPEGLRSLPAEQIDVIVNEIRNAAHGHATTNPDYAAAAQHYTRLHQTGFAAAVAVTVSLALAGAAFAWRRVHRDLRARPRVERTINVFLVASSTVAIFTTIGIVLSLLFEALRFFHMVDFLDFLFGLNWSPQMSTRSDQVGSTGAFGMVPLLTGTMLISVISMVVALPLGLFSAIYMSEYAQPHIRAVAKPALEILAGIPTVVFGFFAVVTVAPIIRAVGGALGLNVAAESALAAGFVMGITLIPLISSLSDDVITAVPQSLREGAFGLGATRSETIIQVVLPAALPGIVGGVLLAVSRAIGETMIVVMAAGLSAKLTANPLEAVTTVTVQIVTLLVGDTEFDSPKTLAAFALGLMLFAITLGLNVIALHIVQKYREKYD
- the pstA gene encoding phosphate ABC transporter permease PstA translates to MTEISVAARTAETVASRLNRRYAAERRFRLLGLASILISAGFLVLLLGTIVAKGWTGFLQTQIAVEVAFDPQVIDPDGTRAPDVLDAADYPALIRTALSARLAPDADRGARRDLSAMVSTMGGEQLRRMVAADPSLIGSKAVVWLLASDKLDMVVKGQSGNTLNERQLGWLAELERAGQVRKAFNAQFFTGGDSRAPEQAGIWGAVVGSFFSLLVTLAVSFPLGVATAVYLEEFAPKNRWTDLIEVNINNLAAVPSVVFGLLGLAVFLNVFHLPRSSPVAGGLVLALICLPTIIIAGRAALKAVPPSIRQAAAGLGASPLQIVAHHVLPLAMPGMLTGTILGMARALGETAPLLMIGMVAFIVDIPKSPLDPSAVLPVQIYLWAGSSERAFVEKTSAAIMVLLLFLVTMNMAAIWLRKKFERRW